From the genome of Geobacter sp. SVR, one region includes:
- a CDS encoding HyaD/HybD family hydrogenase maturation endopeptidase, translating into MEPKANILVLGVGNLLLQDEGAGVRALEVFARTYTVPDGVELLDGGTSGLDLLHHIEGRDCLVILDVVKSGKPAGTLVRLEAEQVPALLDRKISPHQLGLSDLLAIARLTDTMPEKLVLLGVEPKSFDTGLEMSEEVGGCLEGLAAMLAGELGALGVEVQKLPE; encoded by the coding sequence ATGGAGCCCAAAGCGAACATTCTGGTGCTCGGCGTCGGCAACCTGCTCCTTCAGGACGAGGGGGCAGGTGTGCGGGCGTTGGAAGTCTTTGCCCGGACCTATACTGTTCCGGATGGAGTGGAGCTCCTGGACGGGGGCACGAGCGGACTCGACCTGCTGCACCATATCGAGGGGCGGGACTGTCTGGTCATCCTGGATGTGGTCAAGAGCGGGAAACCGGCCGGGACCCTTGTCAGGCTGGAAGCGGAGCAGGTGCCGGCCCTGCTTGACCGGAAAATTTCGCCCCATCAGCTGGGGCTTTCCGACCTGCTTGCCATTGCACGCCTGACCGATACCATGCCGGAGAAGCTGGTGCTGCTGGGGGTCGAACCGAAATCATTCGACACGGGGCTGGAAATGTCGGAGGAGGTCGGCGGGTGTCTGGAGGGATTGGCCGCCATGCTGGCCGGGGAGCTCGGGGCCCTCGGAGTGGAAGTACAGAAGTTGCCCGAGTAG
- the nrfD gene encoding NrfD/PsrC family molybdoenzyme membrane anchor subunit translates to MIDFTKRLGPKYGDMLNKMLDDSHSAHLGIRMNTPFTLLLVLLMAGAAVAAVYRLIFGIGAASNLNDLWPWGLWIAFDVLGGVAMAAGGFLIAAAVYILNWKKYKCIARASILNAFFGYLLAAISICLDIGRSFVIWHPMVMWQVNSIMFIVAIHVVLYTSTLATESSPMVFEKLGWKRALERVNRCMVGIVLFGVLLSLLHQSSLGAVYLIAPGKLSALWYSKYLPYMFLISAVMMGISMVSFETILTGKVFNHTVPSEVITGLARGVMISGTLYLAMKIGHLVTGPGIGAVLNGSFLGNLWLLEMAVGVVLPLALLSLRSVRHDPQRIFAVNIMVILGVLLNRLNVGIFGVSEFATRSGGDYMPSIMEFMLTAGMVAFAILGFKVCAKYLNLFPETHH, encoded by the coding sequence ATGATTGACTTTACCAAGCGCTTAGGTCCCAAGTACGGTGACATGCTCAACAAGATGCTGGACGATTCCCACAGCGCCCACCTGGGGATCAGGATGAATACTCCCTTTACCCTGCTGCTGGTGCTCCTGATGGCCGGGGCTGCCGTGGCGGCGGTCTACCGGTTGATTTTCGGAATCGGGGCGGCCAGCAACCTGAACGATCTCTGGCCTTGGGGGTTGTGGATCGCCTTTGACGTTCTGGGGGGGGTGGCCATGGCGGCCGGCGGATTCCTGATCGCCGCAGCGGTGTACATTCTTAACTGGAAAAAATACAAGTGCATCGCCCGGGCCTCGATCCTGAATGCCTTTTTCGGTTATCTCCTGGCAGCCATCTCGATCTGCCTCGACATTGGCCGCTCCTTTGTCATCTGGCATCCGATGGTGATGTGGCAGGTCAACTCGATCATGTTCATCGTCGCCATCCACGTCGTGCTCTACACCTCCACCCTGGCTACCGAATCCAGTCCGATGGTGTTTGAAAAGCTCGGCTGGAAGCGGGCCCTGGAGCGGGTCAACCGCTGCATGGTCGGCATTGTCCTGTTCGGAGTGCTGCTGTCGCTTCTGCACCAGTCCTCCCTGGGCGCGGTCTACCTGATCGCTCCGGGCAAGCTCTCGGCGCTGTGGTACAGCAAATACCTGCCCTACATGTTCCTCATATCCGCGGTCATGATGGGGATCTCCATGGTCAGTTTCGAAACCATCCTGACCGGCAAGGTCTTCAACCATACGGTGCCCTCGGAGGTGATTACCGGTCTGGCCCGGGGGGTGATGATCAGCGGAACTTTGTACCTGGCCATGAAGATCGGCCACCTGGTGACGGGTCCCGGCATCGGAGCCGTGCTGAACGGAAGCTTTCTGGGAAACCTGTGGCTGCTGGAAATGGCGGTGGGGGTTGTACTGCCGCTGGCCCTGCTCTCGCTGCGTTCCGTGCGCCATGATCCGCAACGGATCTTCGCAGTCAACATCATGGTCATTCTGGGGGTGTTGCTGAACCGGCTGAATGTGGGCATTTTCGGGGTTTCGGAGTTTGCCACCCGTTCCGGCGGCGACTACATGCCCTCGATCATGGAATTCATGCTGACGGCCGGCATGGTGGCCTTCGCGATCCTGGGGTTCAAGGTCTGCGCCAAGTACCTGAACCTGTTCCCGGAGACGCACCACTGA
- a CDS encoding DUF488 family protein yields the protein MTVRERKEEIAADKLVIYTIGHSTRSLDDFLELLRHHGVARLVDVRTIPRSRHNPQFNGETLAAFLRHHRIGYRHMKELGGLRHARADSVNTGWHNLSFRGFADYMQTAEFAAALAELLELAHERPTAIMCAEAVPWRCHRSLIADSLTVRGVEVRDILSITGIKPHQVTRMAQVDGIHVTYPAGPDGEG from the coding sequence ATGACGGTGCGGGAGCGGAAGGAAGAGATAGCGGCGGACAAGCTGGTGATCTACACCATTGGACACTCGACCCGTTCGCTGGATGACTTCCTCGAACTGCTGCGTCATCATGGCGTCGCGCGCCTGGTGGACGTGCGCACCATTCCTCGTTCCCGGCACAATCCGCAGTTCAACGGCGAAACCCTGGCTGCCTTCCTCCGCCATCATCGCATCGGGTACCGGCACATGAAGGAACTCGGGGGGCTGCGTCATGCCCGGGCCGATTCGGTCAATACCGGCTGGCATAACCTGTCGTTCCGCGGCTTTGCGGATTACATGCAGACAGCGGAGTTTGCCGCGGCCCTGGCAGAGCTGCTGGAACTGGCCCATGAACGACCGACCGCCATCATGTGCGCCGAAGCGGTGCCGTGGCGGTGTCACCGTTCGCTGATCGCGGATTCTCTGACCGTACGCGGGGTAGAGGTCAGGGATATCCTGAGCATCACCGGCATAAAACCTCATCAGGTGACCCGCATGGCACAGGTGGACGGAATCCATGTGACGTATCCTGCCGGGCCGGATGGAGAGGGATAG
- a CDS encoding hydrogenase small subunit yields the protein MKTEDLLFSKKVSGGVSRRDFLKFCSIMAVGMGLPLSAGAKIAEAVADPRRPPVIWLSFQECTGCVESLLRSTHPTLEHLLLDLISLDYSETLSAAAGHQAEAAKHASISENKGKFILVVDGAIPTRDKGIYCKIAGKSALEILHETAPHAGAIVAMGSCASWGGIAAAGPNPTQAKGVPEILANRPVVSIPGCPPNPYNLLSTVLHFITYSKLPELDQKGRPKFAYSRLIHENCERRPHFDAGRFAGQFGDAQHRSGACLYKLGCKGPETYANCPSVLFGETGAGTWPVGIGHPCFGCSEKGVGFSTPLHQMANLKDLTPPVFFSEAFPNTPGVSPNIKSLAAGSAGLVAGAAGAAMVTGLGKKGDRHRDNQSGNSEVNTPHKEG from the coding sequence ATGAAAACGGAAGATCTTTTATTCAGTAAAAAGGTATCTGGCGGTGTCTCCCGAAGGGATTTTCTGAAGTTTTGTTCGATCATGGCCGTGGGCATGGGGCTGCCGCTCAGTGCGGGCGCGAAGATCGCGGAGGCGGTCGCCGACCCCCGGCGTCCACCGGTAATCTGGCTCTCATTCCAGGAATGTACCGGCTGCGTCGAATCCTTGCTCCGTTCCACTCACCCCACCCTGGAGCATCTGCTGCTCGACCTCATCTCGCTCGATTATTCCGAAACCTTGAGCGCTGCGGCGGGTCATCAGGCAGAGGCGGCCAAACACGCCTCGATCTCCGAAAACAAAGGCAAGTTCATCCTGGTGGTGGACGGCGCCATCCCCACCCGGGATAAAGGCATCTACTGCAAGATCGCCGGCAAGAGCGCCCTGGAGATCCTGCACGAAACAGCTCCCCATGCCGGCGCCATCGTGGCCATGGGGTCGTGCGCCTCGTGGGGGGGCATCGCCGCCGCAGGACCGAATCCCACCCAGGCCAAGGGGGTGCCGGAGATCCTGGCCAACCGCCCCGTGGTTTCGATTCCCGGCTGTCCGCCAAATCCCTATAACCTGCTTTCGACCGTGCTGCATTTCATTACCTACAGCAAGCTCCCCGAGCTGGATCAGAAAGGTCGCCCCAAATTCGCCTACAGCCGGCTGATCCATGAAAACTGCGAGCGACGGCCCCATTTCGATGCCGGCAGATTCGCCGGGCAATTCGGCGACGCTCAGCACAGGAGTGGAGCCTGTCTGTACAAACTTGGCTGCAAGGGGCCGGAAACCTACGCCAACTGTCCCTCGGTGCTGTTCGGCGAAACCGGTGCCGGCACCTGGCCGGTGGGGATCGGACATCCATGCTTCGGGTGCTCGGAAAAGGGGGTCGGTTTTTCAACGCCGCTGCATCAGATGGCAAACCTGAAGGACCTGACCCCTCCGGTATTCTTTAGCGAGGCCTTCCCGAACACCCCGGGTGTCTCCCCGAATATCAAGTCTCTGGCGGCCGGGTCTGCCGGGCTGGTGGCCGGTGCTGCCGGCGCAGCCATGGTGACCGGACTCGGCAAAAAGGGGGACCGACATCGGGACAATCAGTCCGGAAACAGCGAGGTGAACACCCCGCACAAGGAGGGGTAG
- the hybA gene encoding hydrogenase 2 operon protein HybA, which translates to MTISRRRFMKSVAGGGGALLASRIPCAQATMSTELPSQAVGILYDATLCVGCKSCMVNCKKTNSVPGGALYNKGMTAPPYESGELSGKGDMWDAPQELSGKTLNIIKVYKNGTAATKDTAVNGYAFFKQQCLHCISPACASVCPAGAFRKDPENGAVYYLASKCIGCRYCQLACPFGVPRYEWDSAWPEVRKCQLCNHRYKEGKYAACAEYCPTGATVFGKVRDLRAEARQRLALKPGQEYEFPLQTVNSRERTRREMAHYINHVYGLTEAGGTQNLMLSGVPFDLLGFRKNIANFDLPSLTWAYIAKIPWVFAGVFLGGTALYKLTHRKDKEGSSHD; encoded by the coding sequence ATGACGATCAGCAGACGAAGATTCATGAAAAGCGTCGCTGGCGGAGGTGGTGCACTCCTGGCTTCCCGCATACCCTGCGCCCAGGCGACTATGTCGACGGAGCTGCCGTCGCAGGCGGTCGGCATCCTCTACGACGCGACACTCTGTGTCGGCTGTAAATCCTGCATGGTCAACTGCAAGAAGACGAACAGCGTACCCGGTGGGGCGCTTTACAACAAGGGAATGACCGCTCCCCCGTATGAGAGCGGGGAGTTATCCGGCAAAGGGGATATGTGGGACGCCCCCCAGGAGCTTTCTGGCAAGACCCTCAACATCATCAAGGTCTACAAAAACGGCACGGCTGCCACAAAAGACACCGCCGTCAACGGCTATGCCTTTTTCAAGCAGCAGTGCCTGCACTGCATCTCCCCGGCTTGTGCCTCGGTATGTCCGGCGGGAGCCTTCAGGAAGGACCCTGAAAACGGGGCGGTCTATTATCTGGCCAGCAAGTGCATAGGCTGCCGCTACTGCCAGCTCGCCTGCCCCTTCGGCGTTCCGCGCTACGAATGGGACTCGGCCTGGCCGGAGGTAAGGAAGTGCCAGCTCTGCAATCACCGCTACAAGGAGGGGAAATACGCTGCCTGTGCCGAATACTGCCCCACCGGGGCCACCGTTTTCGGCAAGGTGCGCGATCTGCGTGCAGAAGCTCGGCAAAGGCTCGCCCTCAAGCCCGGCCAGGAATATGAGTTTCCGCTCCAGACGGTCAACAGCCGGGAACGGACCCGCCGGGAGATGGCCCACTATATCAATCACGTCTATGGACTGACCGAGGCGGGAGGGACGCAAAACCTCATGCTTTCAGGGGTGCCATTCGATCTGCTCGGGTTCAGGAAAAACATCGCCAACTTCGATTTACCCTCCCTCACCTGGGCTTACATCGCCAAAATTCCCTGGGTCTTTGCAGGCGTTTTCCTGGGGGGCACGGCCCTGTACAAGCTGACACACCGCAAGGACAAGGAGGGCTCGAGCCATGATTGA
- a CDS encoding nickel-dependent hydrogenase large subunit — MATRITIDPVTRIEGHLRVDCEINNGKVSKAWSSGQMWRGIELILKDRDPREAWLYTQRICGVCTTVHAIASVRSVENALNLEIPLNAQYIRNMMIAAHAVQDHIVHFYHLSALDWVDVTSALKADPQKTAAMAQNMSTWPLNSTQVFKDAQAKLKNFVSSGQLGIFANGYWGHPAMKLTPEVNLLAATHYLQALEVQRKANMIVSILGGKTPHIQNLAVGGVANPINTDSPSTLTMERLYYVKTLMDELGSFVNQVYFQDVCAIAAAYTDWTRYGAGVTNYLSVPDFPMDTKGTAFALPGGYIANADLAGFQPIKSFQDESIKKGVKESIKHSWYNGAWTRHPWEEETEPHYTDFQDDGKYSWVKSPTFNGLPAQVGPLAHVLGMYAAGHAPTRKQTEKALSLISSLSGQQVTAAALHSTLGRHAARAVRAAVLNDVLQNQWQALMENIGKGDTTTFNPPAFPKGEIRGVGLHEAPRGVLSHWVVIKNGKIKNYQAVVPSTWNSGPRNAQDSPGPYEASLVGNPVADPQKPLEVLRTVHSFDPCLACAIHVVDKERNQAVTVRAL, encoded by the coding sequence ATGGCCACGCGAATCACTATTGACCCGGTAACGCGGATTGAAGGACACCTGAGAGTAGACTGCGAAATAAATAACGGCAAAGTCAGCAAGGCATGGTCGTCGGGGCAGATGTGGCGCGGAATCGAGCTGATACTCAAGGACAGGGACCCGCGCGAGGCCTGGCTGTATACTCAGAGGATATGCGGTGTCTGCACTACCGTGCATGCCATTGCTTCGGTTAGATCGGTGGAAAATGCCCTCAACCTGGAGATTCCGCTCAACGCGCAATACATCAGGAACATGATGATAGCGGCCCATGCCGTCCAGGATCATATCGTGCATTTTTACCACCTTTCGGCGCTGGACTGGGTCGATGTCACCTCTGCCCTGAAGGCGGATCCCCAGAAGACGGCGGCAATGGCCCAGAATATGTCAACCTGGCCCCTGAACAGTACCCAGGTTTTCAAGGATGCCCAGGCGAAACTGAAGAATTTCGTGAGCAGCGGCCAGTTGGGCATCTTCGCCAACGGCTACTGGGGGCATCCGGCCATGAAGCTCACTCCGGAAGTGAACCTGCTGGCCGCAACCCATTACCTGCAGGCGCTGGAAGTCCAGCGCAAAGCGAATATGATCGTCTCCATCCTGGGGGGCAAGACTCCTCATATCCAGAATCTCGCGGTGGGGGGAGTGGCCAATCCGATCAACACCGACAGCCCCTCCACCCTTACCATGGAGCGGCTCTATTACGTCAAGACCCTCATGGACGAACTGGGCAGCTTCGTCAATCAGGTCTACTTCCAGGATGTCTGCGCCATTGCCGCTGCCTACACGGATTGGACCAGGTACGGCGCCGGCGTGACTAACTACCTGTCCGTACCCGATTTTCCAATGGATACCAAGGGAACGGCGTTCGCCCTGCCGGGTGGCTATATCGCCAATGCCGACCTGGCCGGCTTCCAGCCCATCAAGAGCTTCCAGGACGAGTCCATCAAGAAGGGGGTCAAGGAAAGCATCAAGCATTCCTGGTACAATGGCGCCTGGACCCGCCACCCTTGGGAGGAGGAAACCGAACCGCACTACACCGACTTCCAGGATGACGGCAAGTATTCCTGGGTCAAGTCCCCTACCTTCAACGGCTTGCCCGCCCAGGTCGGCCCGCTTGCCCATGTGCTCGGCATGTATGCTGCCGGCCACGCCCCCACCAGAAAGCAGACCGAAAAGGCGTTGAGCCTGATCAGCAGTCTGTCGGGCCAACAGGTAACGGCCGCCGCGCTTCATTCGACCCTCGGCCGCCATGCGGCCCGTGCCGTGCGGGCGGCGGTTCTGAACGATGTCCTCCAGAATCAGTGGCAGGCGCTGATGGAAAATATCGGCAAGGGTGATACCACCACCTTCAATCCCCCTGCATTTCCAAAAGGGGAAATCAGGGGAGTGGGACTGCATGAGGCTCCCCGGGGTGTGCTTTCCCACTGGGTGGTCATCAAAAATGGCAAGATCAAGAATTACCAGGCCGTGGTGCCCTCCACCTGGAATTCCGGACCGCGCAATGCCCAGGACAGCCCCGGCCCCTATGAAGCCTCGCTGGTGGGCAATCCCGTGGCTGATCCCCAAAAGCCGCTGGAGGTGCTGAGAACGGTGCATTCCTTCGATCCCTGCCTGGCCTGCGCCATTCATGTGGTGGACAAGGAGCGCAATCAGGCGGTCACGGTCAGGGCGTTGTAG